In Cryptomeria japonica chromosome 10, Sugi_1.0, whole genome shotgun sequence, a genomic segment contains:
- the LOC131045247 gene encoding germin-like protein 9-3: MIMLLAVNIVGLTHASDPDILSDFVLPPGQNPANVDGNFFTFTGFRQVGSNNLTWQSNVKVTKASMAEFPALTGLGVSMAVLQFPAGGVNPPHTHPRASELLYLLSGSLVVGVVDTTGKLFTQTLYGGDLFVFPKGLLHFQLNNDYKKQAFAISGFGSANAGTVSLPSALFTSSITSDVLAKSFKTDNKTIEILKAALKA, translated from the coding sequence ATGATAATGTTATTGGCTGTCAATATTGTGGGATTGACACATGCATCAGATCCTGATATCCTCTCTGATTTTGTTCTGCCTCCGGGTCAGAATCCAGCAAATGTGGATGGCAATTTCTTCACCTTCACGGGATTCCGACAGGTTGGAAGCAACAATTTAACCTGGCAGAGCAATGTGAAGGTGACAAAAGCATCAATGGCAGAGTTCCCTGCTTTAACAGGCCTGGGCGTTTCTATGGCAGTGCTGCAGTTCCCAGCTGGCGGGGTGAACCCTCCTCACACTCACCCTCGCGCTTCTGAACTTCTCTATCTTCTGAGCGGATCTCTGGTCGTTGGAGTTGTTGACACCACAGGAAAGCTCTTCACGCAGACCCTGTATGGAGGTGATTTATTCGTCTTTCCCAAAGGACTCCTCCATTTCCAATTGAATAACGATTATAAAAAGCAGGCCTTTGCTATTTCTGGGTTTGGAAGCGCCAATGCGGGCACTGTTTCACTGCCATCTGCTCTGTTTACGAGTAGTATAACTAGCGATGTTCTGGCGAAGTCATTCAAGACGGACAACAAAACTATTGAGATACTCAAGGCTGCCCTCAAAGCTTAA
- the LOC131858831 gene encoding probable protein phosphatase 2C 75 — MESLNERTRSEIVDLANNNVENLAEVMSHKDSSATCFARDHYYSCYHDHYSGGCLGNKSDQANDVNGILNVSVEDKIAGVKNKIAIINDKGSLSKEDIYRMLCDKEQYKVEDEEIMRKVSKSRCNLCAKTHDRMNREDNVDSVEGIVVDRNVDELNLVSNNVGYLRAVLGTRDQDNSLTTVLLMLELIPNLPREAEQIRQCKGKVFALHDEPEVACVWLPNHDSPGLAMARVFGDFSLRDFGLITKLDISYHCLTKKDKFVRFLELCVILSDGPVMAGYDFINTIVGCYAHNGHGEEGVKLWNQI, encoded by the exons ATGGAAAGTTTGAATGAACGCACACGATctgagattgttgatttggcaaatAATAATGTTGAGAATCTGGCAGAGGTTATGAGCCATAAAGATTCAAGTGCCACCTGTTTTGCCAGGGATCATTATTACAGTTGCTATCATGACCATTATAGTGGTGGTTGTTTAGGCAATAAGTCGGACCAAGCAAATG ACGTGAATGGCATTTTAAACGTCTCTGTGGAGGACAAGATTGCAGGAGTGAAGAACAAGATCGCCATCATTAATGACAAGGGATCTCTCAGCAAAGAAGATATTTATAGAATGTTGTGCGATAAGGAACAATACAAGGTGGAGGATGAGGAGATTATGAGAAAGGTATCCAAGTCAAGGTGCAATCTGTGTGCAAAGACCCACGACAGGATGAACAGGGAGGATAATGTTGATAGTGTGGAAGGTATTGTAGTTGACCGTAATGTTGATGAATTAAATTTGGTTAGCAATAATGTTGGATATTTGAGAGCAGTTTTGGGTACAAGAGATCAAGATAATTCTTTAACCACAGTGTTGTTGATGTTAGAATTGATTCCAAATCTCCCAAGGGAAGCTGAACAGATTCGACAATGCAAAGGGAAAGTTTTTGCTTTGCATGATGAGCCCGAGGTAGCATGTGTTTGGCTTCCTAATCATGACTCCCCTGGGCTAGCTATGGCTAGAGTTTTTGGTGACTTCAGTCTTAGGGACTTTGGTCTCATTACTAAACTAGATATTTCTTACCATTGCCTCACTAAGAAAGATAAGTTTGTTCGTTTCCTGGAATTGTGTGTCATCCTCTCGGATGGGCCTGTTATGGCTGGATATGATTTCATCAATACAATTGTAGGATGCTATGCACATAATGGCCATGGAGAGGAAGGTGTCAAATTATGGAATCAAATATAG
- the LOC131045218 gene encoding germin-like protein 9-3, with product MVMLLAFNIVGSTHASDPDIISDFVLPPGQNPANVDGNFFTFTGLRQVGSNNLTGQTNVKVTKASMAEFPALTGLSVSMAVLQFPAGGVNPPHTHPRASELLYLLTGSLEIGVVDTTGKLFTQTLYAGDLFVFPAGLVHFQLNKDYTNHAFAVSGFGSANAGTVSLPSALFTSGITSDVLAKSFKTDATTIEMLKASLKA from the coding sequence ATGGTCATGTTATTGGCTTTCAATATTGTGGGATCGACCCATGCATCGGATCCTGATATCATCTCTGATTTTGTTCTGCCTCCGGGCCAGAATCCCGCAAATGTCGATGGCAATTTCTTCACCTTCACGGGACTCCGACAGGTTGGAAGCAACAATTTAACCGGGCAGACCAATGTGAAGGTGACAAAGGCATCAATGGCAGAGTTCCCTGCTTTAACAGGACTGAGCGTTTCTATGGCGGTGCTGCAGTTTCCTGCTGGCGGGGTGAACCCTCCTCACACTCACCCTCGCGCTTCTGAACTTCTCTATCTTTTGACCGGATCTCTGGAAATTGGAGTGGTTGACACTACCGGAAAGCTGTTCACGCAAACCCTGTATGCAGGAGATTTATTCGTGTTTCCCGCAGGACTGGTCCATTTCCAATTGAACAAGGACTATACGAACCACGCATTTGCTGTTTCTGGGTTTGGAAGCGCCAACGCAGGCACTGTTTCACTGCCCTCTGCTCTATTTACAAGCGGTATAACTAGCGATGTTCTGGCCAAGTCATTCAAGACAGACGCCACAACTATTGAGATGCTCAAGGCTTCCCTCAAAGCTTAA
- the LOC131045248 gene encoding germin-like protein 9-3, with translation MEFNVAYLMLMLLAFNIVGSTHASDPDIISDFVLPPGQNPANVDGNFFTFTGLRQVGSNNLTWQSNVKVTKASMAEFPALTGLSVSMAVLQFPAGGVNPPHTHPRASELLYLMSGSLEVGVVDTTGKLFTQTLYAGDLFVFPAGLVHFQLNKDYKNYAFAVSGFGSANAGTVSLPSTLFTSGISSDVLAMSFKTDAKTIDMLKASLKA, from the coding sequence ATGGAGTTTAACGTAGCCTACCTGATGCTCATGTTATTGGCTTTCAATATTGTGGGATCGACCCATGCATCAGATCCTGATATCATCTCTGATTTTGTTCTGCCTCCGGGCCAGAATCCCGCAAATGTTGATGGCAATTTCTTCACCTTCACTGGACTCCGACAGGTTGGAAGCAACAATTTAACCTGGCAGAGCAATGTGAAGGTGACAAAGGCATCAATGGCAGAGTTCCCTGCTTTAACAGGCCTGAGCGTTTCAATGGCTGTGCTGCAGTTCCCTGCTGGTGGGGTGAACCCTCCTCACACTCACCCTCGCGCTTCTGAACTTCTGTATCTTATGAGCGGATCTCTCGAAGTTGGAGTGGTTGACACCACCGGAAAGCTGTTCACGCAGACACTGTATGCAGGAGATTTGTTCGTGTTTCCCGCAGGACTCGTCCATTTCCAACTGAACAAGGACTATAAGAACTACGCATTTGCTGTTTCTGGGTTTGGAAGCGCCAACGCAGGCACTGTTTCACTGCCCTCTACTCTATTTACAAGCGGTATAAGTAGCGATGTTCTGGCCATGTCATTCAAGACAGACGCCAAAACTATTGACATGCTCAAGGCTTCCCTCAAAGCCTAA